TGTAGTGATGCTTGTGGCGTGCCTCCTCGTAGTTCTGCTGGTAGACGAGCCTGAACAATTCAAGGTCAAAACAGAGACAATAAGCTTCAGCGAGCTGTTGCGAAAATCTTTCCGGGAAAGCTTCAGCGAGCTAGCAAGCAACCTCCGCGAGGCCTTTACTTCTAGGGAGAAAAGCCTCCTCTTTATGCTTACCTCTATCTTCCTATGGTTTGTAGGATACAACGCTATTGAAACCTTTTTCACTAGCTATGCAAAGTACTACCTCGGAATCGGCGAAGCTACTGGATCCTTTATACTTGGCTTCGTTGCACTGGGCTTCCTGATATTCTCACTCCCAGCAGGCTTTATCGGCGCAAGACTTGGGAGGAAGAGAACAATGACACTGGGGCTTCTAATAGTCGTAGCTCTACTTTTTGTGGCTATGAGTTTTCCATCCAGGCTAGTGGGAAACCAGCTAATCTTGGCCTTTGAAGCGGTCTTCTTCGTTATAGGGATGGCTTGGGCACTAGTCAATGTTAACAGCTTGCCAACAGTAGTTGACATGACAACACGAGAAAAACTGGGCACATATACAGGTCTCTACTATTTTGCGTCTCAGCTGGCATCAATAATAGCTCCACCCATGGCGGGTCTCTTCATCGATCTTTCTGGATACTCTGTCCTCTTACCATACTCTATTACTTTCCTAGTCCTATCGGCTGTAACACTTCAGCTTGTACGGAGGGGAGAACCGAGAAGAGGCTACTAAAGGTCTATTTTATAAAATTGTTTGTTTCTATCTTGTGTAGCTTTGGGGTTTCTTTCTCAGCTATGTCTGTAATTCATGAAAGGTCAATGATGTCCTTAACGAGGAGCAATGCAAATGATAGTTTTTCTCTTAGATACCCAGGCAACTCGGCCATTTCCTGTATGTATTTCTGGGTGTGTGCAAAATCATCTAGGAGTTCGTCTCGATTTGCTTTACCCTCTAAAAAGAGCCTGACAGCCCCAGCCTGCAACCTACCCAGCCTTTCGGCAATTTCGCTTAGTCCTTGATTTTTGATGATCTCCTTGAGCATGCCTAGAGATTCATACGTGTCGCCCAGGTTTTCGAGGTTCTTAGCGACAAGCCTCATGTCTAGAAGTGAGAGTCTTTCTTCTGGCATAAGTGTCGGCTCCCTGAGTTTGCCCCTTATAAGCCTCACACTTAGAAAATACAGGCGGTCCACCCTGTCGTCCAGCTGTGACAATTCTTCTGCATTGCCTCTCTTACCTAGCAGTATGTCTACAGCCATGGAAAGC
This Zestosphaera sp. DNA region includes the following protein-coding sequences:
- a CDS encoding MFS transporter, whose protein sequence is VVMLVACLLVVLLVDEPEQFKVKTETISFSELLRKSFRESFSELASNLREAFTSREKSLLFMLTSIFLWFVGYNAIETFFTSYAKYYLGIGEATGSFILGFVALGFLIFSLPAGFIGARLGRKRTMTLGLLIVVALLFVAMSFPSRLVGNQLILAFEAVFFVIGMAWALVNVNSLPTVVDMTTREKLGTYTGLYYFASQLASIIAPPMAGLFIDLSGYSVLLPYSITFLVLSAVTLQLVRRGEPRRGY
- a CDS encoding phosphate uptake regulator PhoU — encoded protein: MSYRRVLQIGGSYYVSLPKEWVKINELENSYVKLDFLENGALIIELPTRSQTGISHAKIICSSDREVFRQVLSAYLRGYEVIEVELDAKCDRKTALERIEDARRILLGLELVEESDRKLLLQCFVKPDYNLHSIIARMDSVTREMLSMAVDILLGKRGNAEELSQLDDRVDRLYFLSVRLIRGKLREPTLMPEERLSLLDMRLVAKNLENLGDTYESLGMLKEIIKNQGLSEIAERLGRLQAGAVRLFLEGKANRDELLDDFAHTQKYIQEMAELPGYLREKLSFALLLVKDIIDLS